A DNA window from Ficedula albicollis isolate OC2 chromosome 1, FicAlb1.5, whole genome shotgun sequence contains the following coding sequences:
- the LOC101821298 gene encoding cytochrome c oxidase assembly factor 4 homolog, mitochondrial has translation MARAGHAWSRPAAGQGGPEEDEDPLDARIARSGCLEQHRQLQECMAERRDWRHCQEQLRAFGACMAERQRRQQGAQSPARPTD, from the coding sequence ATGGCGAGGGCCGGGCACGCCTGGAGCCGCCCGGCGGCGGGGCAGGGCGGGCCCGAGGAGGACGAGGATCCGCTGGACGCCAGGATCGCGCGGAGcggctgcctggagcagcaccggcagctgcaggagtgcaTGGCGGAGCGGCGCGACTGGcggcactgccaggagcagctccgCGCCTTCGGAGCCTGCATGGCGGAGCGGCAGCGGCGGCAGCAGGGAGCGCagagcccggcccggcccacGGACTGA
- the MRPL48 gene encoding 39S ribosomal protein L48, mitochondrial, which translates to MMAAVPKVLCSARGVLLRQVSALSRAATARENRLCAAGDALLGCHRSYRSRPTHGIGRFKYLLPKEVPKRKKEKVQMKEISEGTEYQYGDINIQMTSYDVCLVEHFAQYVHRLCNRLSIRVNESYAMPTKTNEVLFLEERGSKMQLDAVLTTHQRVVQIRGLSSTFAPILLEIIQSNQPEGVHLLMKQHTEADFKSRLKSRPELEELLAEMS; encoded by the exons ATGATGGCGGCGGTGCCGAAG GTGCTGTGCTCGGCGAGGGGAGTGTTGCTCAGGCAGGTGTCCGCCCTCAGCAG AGCAGCAACAGCCAGAGAAAACcgtctgtgtgctgcag gtGATGCACTCCTGGGTTGCCACAGATCCTACAGGTCCCGACCTACACATGGAATTGGGAGGTTTAAATACCTGCTCCCAAAGGAG gttccaaagaggaaaaaggaaaaagtgcagATGAAAGAGATCAGTGAAGGCACTGAGTACCAGTATGGAGACATCAACATCCAGATGACTTCCTATGACGTGTGCCTGGTGGAGCATTTTGCTCAGTATGTCCACAGACTCTGCAACCGTCTCTCCATCCGGGTCAATGAGAG ctATGCCATGCCCACCAAAACCAACGAGGTGCTGTTCCTGGAGGAGAGGGGATCCAAAATGCAGCTGGATGCAGTCCTTACCACCCACCAGAGGGTTGTCCAG atcCGCGGTTTGAGTTCCACGTTTGCTCCCATACTGCTGGAAATCATTCAGAGTAACCAGCCTGAGGGGGTCCATCTGTTGATGAAACAG cacacgGAAGCCGATTTCAAGAGCCGACTGAAGTCTCGACCAGagctggaagagctgctggcagagatgTCCTGA